One window from the genome of Pelodictyon luteolum DSM 273 encodes:
- a CDS encoding TadE/TadG family type IV pilus assembly protein encodes MNTRERQALVLPAPSHGQARDQKGSVLVEFAFILPVLLMLLFGVVYFSVALYNKTVLTMATREGARAGVLYDADGNNTANAVNAALPLCSSVISFGSDATPVPQASVSGDILTVTASGNYTGFYIFSGLTTSAQTSMRLE; translated from the coding sequence ATGAACACCCGGGAAAGGCAGGCGCTTGTGCTCCCGGCGCCCTCACATGGACAGGCGCGGGACCAGAAAGGCAGCGTACTGGTCGAGTTCGCCTTCATCCTGCCCGTGCTGCTCATGCTGCTTTTCGGGGTAGTCTACTTTTCCGTCGCGCTCTACAACAAAACCGTGCTCACCATGGCAACCCGGGAAGGGGCACGTGCAGGAGTGCTGTATGACGCGGACGGAAACAACACCGCCAATGCCGTCAATGCAGCCCTGCCGCTCTGCAGCAGCGTCATCTCATTCGGCTCCGACGCCACCCCCGTGCCCCAGGCCAGCGTTTCGGGCGACATTCTCACCGTCACGGCCAGCGGCAATTACACCGGGTTCTACATTTTTTCGGGCCTCACAACCTCGGCCCAAACCAGCATGAGACTTGAATAG
- a CDS encoding pilus assembly protein TadG-related protein, giving the protein MEHKHHSSRRLQSQRGGTAILFAIVLPVLLGFAALAVDLARIHLVKVELQNAADAASLGGARSLSDPGGQPYNWSAASIKALDVARSNVANGGQIQDAAIETGYWNILNPALGMRPAGTPGVPATGDVPAVRVTTAISATQNNGPLQLLFAPILGITERSIQASAIAVIAPPSGGTGMFPFVIATPMLDHYWDRDTNSPVLENGVAPTIKLGSIYHFEDSDDGVLSGEWTTFQTEDGNPSGRFLWDLLKDLTTNGNDTALYIGDNTYIQPGTKAHGFDFVPEDKDVGIFVVDNIKANSSQPIVAIAAFHIDHAGKQGRDGKYISGHFVNTALIPGTTPGTGNGIAYGAYTPPILVK; this is encoded by the coding sequence ATGGAACACAAACACCACAGCTCCAGGCGACTGCAAAGCCAGCGTGGCGGCACGGCCATCCTGTTCGCCATTGTCCTGCCGGTACTGCTGGGTTTTGCCGCCTTGGCGGTTGACCTGGCCCGCATCCACCTGGTCAAAGTCGAGCTGCAGAATGCGGCCGACGCCGCATCACTCGGCGGTGCCCGCTCGCTGAGCGACCCCGGGGGCCAGCCCTACAACTGGTCAGCGGCATCCATCAAGGCACTGGATGTAGCACGAAGCAACGTCGCCAATGGCGGGCAGATTCAGGATGCTGCCATTGAAACGGGCTACTGGAACATCCTGAACCCGGCACTCGGCATGCGCCCTGCCGGCACACCCGGCGTACCCGCAACAGGTGATGTCCCCGCAGTTCGCGTCACAACAGCCATCTCCGCGACCCAGAACAACGGCCCCCTGCAGCTCCTCTTCGCGCCAATTCTGGGCATTACTGAAAGAAGCATCCAGGCCAGCGCTATTGCCGTGATAGCTCCACCCTCCGGTGGAACAGGTATGTTCCCCTTTGTCATTGCAACTCCAATGCTTGATCATTACTGGGACCGGGATACAAACTCCCCTGTGCTGGAAAATGGTGTCGCCCCGACCATTAAGCTTGGCTCCATCTACCACTTCGAAGATAGCGATGATGGCGTGTTGTCGGGCGAATGGACCACCTTTCAGACTGAGGACGGAAATCCGAGCGGCCGATTCCTGTGGGATCTACTCAAGGACCTCACTACCAACGGCAACGACACCGCATTATACATCGGTGACAACACCTATATACAGCCTGGGACCAAAGCTCATGGATTCGATTTCGTACCCGAGGATAAAGATGTAGGCATATTCGTTGTTGACAACATTAAAGCAAACTCTTCTCAGCCTATCGTAGCAATCGCCGCATTTCATATTGATCACGCCGGCAAGCAAGGAAGAGATGGGAAATATATCTCCGGCCATTTCGTAAACACCGCTCTCATCCCTGGAACAACCCCGGGAACTGGAAACGGGATAGCATACGGTGCCTACACTCCTCCCATACTGGTCAAATAA